A genomic window from Candidatus Obscuribacterales bacterium includes:
- a CDS encoding GNAT family N-acetyltransferase, whose protein sequence is MELRLKNSTIREWRRQDEVPVLVHANDKDIWINLTDRFPYPYTRKDSRDWIEYNLRLEKPMNFAIEVDGEPVGGIGIGIREDVRRLTAEIGYWLGKNYWGRGIVTEALTAFSDYCFKNYNLCRLEASVFEWNPASMRVLEKAGYEREACLKRAGVKDGKIIDLILYAKVR, encoded by the coding sequence ATGGAACTTCGGCTAAAGAATTCGACAATTAGAGAATGGCGCAGGCAGGACGAAGTGCCTGTACTTGTTCATGCCAATGATAAGGATATTTGGATTAACCTTACTGATCGTTTTCCTTATCCGTATACAAGAAAAGATTCCAGAGACTGGATTGAATATAACTTGCGTCTAGAGAAGCCAATGAACTTTGCTATCGAAGTCGATGGCGAACCTGTTGGCGGTATCGGCATCGGCATTCGCGAAGATGTGCGCAGATTAACTGCTGAAATTGGCTATTGGCTCGGCAAAAACTATTGGGGAAGAGGGATAGTCACAGAAGCCCTTACCGCTTTCAGCGACTATTGTTTCAAAAACTACAATCTTTGCCGGTTGGAAGCATCCGTGTTTGAATGGAATCCGGCTTCTATGCGCGTATTGGAAAAAGCCGGCTATGAGCGAGAAGCCTGTCTGAAACGAGCTGGGGTTAAAGAC
- a CDS encoding competence/damage-inducible protein A has protein sequence MARAEILAIGTELLLGQIMNTNAQFLSQELADLGIDCLWHTTVGDNKDRIKDALRFALDRTEIVITTGGLGPTADDLTIECIAEFFQRPLYFDETISRYIQQIFANRGLPMPPSNDKQAKRPDGSDILPNPVGTAPGIIWKLDAQLLKQVGIKNPELERVILTFPGVPSEMEIMWEQTGRPYLEQNYSGGVIWSCDLKHYGIGESALAEQVGDLLDMSNPTVAPLAGRGECRLRVTAKAKTVEEAQKMAQPVIDDIKSRSGTLVYGTDKDTLEAVVGRMLSEQGLTIAFAESCTGGLASKRLTDIAGSSKYVKLNLVTYSNEAKSEVLGVHDFILNHKGAVSPECAHAMATGARRLASADIGVGITGIAGPDGGTPEKPVGLVYVALVTEDFQTDKKLQFSPELSRAEIRERTASEAINLVRLFLLKQRVKAAPGSESWNFG, from the coding sequence ATGGCGAGAGCAGAAATCCTGGCAATTGGCACCGAGCTTCTGCTTGGTCAAATTATGAATACCAACGCGCAATTCTTGTCGCAGGAATTGGCTGATTTAGGTATTGACTGCTTGTGGCATACAACTGTCGGTGACAACAAAGATCGCATCAAAGATGCGCTCAGGTTTGCCTTGGACAGAACAGAAATTGTAATCACTACAGGTGGACTTGGGCCAACTGCTGATGATTTAACTATTGAATGTATTGCGGAGTTTTTCCAGCGACCGCTTTATTTTGATGAAACAATTTCGCGCTACATCCAGCAGATTTTTGCCAATCGCGGATTACCTATGCCACCGTCGAACGACAAACAGGCTAAAAGACCGGATGGTTCGGATATTCTTCCAAATCCTGTTGGCACTGCTCCGGGAATAATTTGGAAACTCGATGCGCAGCTTTTGAAACAAGTAGGAATTAAAAACCCTGAGTTGGAAAGAGTAATTTTGACTTTCCCAGGTGTGCCGAGTGAAATGGAAATTATGTGGGAGCAAACAGGACGCCCATATCTAGAGCAAAATTACAGTGGTGGTGTCATCTGGTCTTGCGATTTGAAACACTATGGTATTGGTGAATCAGCTCTGGCTGAACAGGTTGGAGATTTGTTGGACATGTCCAATCCAACTGTTGCGCCGCTGGCAGGACGAGGCGAATGTCGCTTGCGCGTCACTGCTAAAGCAAAGACAGTTGAAGAAGCTCAGAAGATGGCTCAACCTGTAATTGACGACATCAAATCTCGCAGCGGAACTTTGGTTTACGGTACAGACAAAGACACATTGGAAGCAGTCGTCGGCCGCATGTTGAGTGAACAAGGATTGACGATTGCTTTTGCTGAATCTTGCACAGGCGGTTTGGCCAGCAAGCGTCTCACGGATATTGCCGGCAGTTCAAAATACGTCAAACTGAATCTTGTTACTTATTCCAATGAAGCTAAAAGCGAAGTGCTTGGTGTGCATGACTTTATTCTCAACCATAAGGGTGCGGTAAGTCCTGAGTGCGCCCATGCAATGGCCACTGGTGCACGCCGTCTTGCAAGTGCTGACATTGGTGTTGGCATTACCGGAATTGCCGGACCTGATGGTGGAACACCTGAAAAACCAGTTGGTCTTGTCTATGTAGCCTTAGTTACGGAAGATTTCCAAACAGATAAGAAGTTGCAGTTTTCTCCGGAGTTATCCAGAGCAGAGATTCGCGAGCGTACGGCAAGCGAGGCTATCAATTTGGTGCGCTTGTTCTTGTTGAAACAGCGAGTCAAGGCAGCTCCGGGAAGCGAATCATGGAACTTCGGCTAA